The Grus americana isolate bGruAme1 chromosome 5, bGruAme1.mat, whole genome shotgun sequence region TTCCTGTCGTCGGGGGCGACCCGTGTCATCGGCTTCTgcaaaaacagaaatgaagaaacgCCGGGAGGTCCCCAGGAAAGCTTCCCCATCCATTCTAAGTAGCGAAACGAGCGATCTAGCTGCGCTCGGCACCTGTCCCGCGGTGCGGCGCGGTGCGGCCGCGCAATGTGCGCGGGGCTCCGCTCGCTGCGGTGTCACCGCCGGggcccggcggcagcggccgcaGCAGCGCAGCACAGGCGTTACTCACCGCTGCCGCGGGCGGTGCCCGCAGCCGCCGGCAACGGCGGTGATGGTGAAGGGCCACGGCGATGCAGGGGAGCGAGGCAGGGACGGGAACGGGCGGAGCCGCGCCGGGCCGGGGGACCCGGGGACGCTCAGCGCGTCTCCCCGCGTTGCAGCCGCGGTCCCTGCGCGCCCCTCCGCCCGATCCATCGCCCGCTGCCGGGGCTCGGGACCGCGCTTGGGCATCCCCTCTGCCGGTGCCGCCGACCTCGGCAAACGCCCTGCGACTTACGGCGGGCAGGAAAGGCGCTCCCTGCCCCCGGGCGGAGCAGGCCGCCTGGCCCGCTTCTCCCCCGTCCCCGCGCCCGCTCCGGCGGGCAGCAGTTTTCTCCCACCCCCTTTTCCGCGCCGCGTCTCCCCGTGGCCGCCCCCGCCGGGCGGGTACTTGCCGCGCCCGGGCAAACATCCTGCGCGGGCAGGTGCAGCGCCGCCGCGCCATGACAAAGGGCCCTCCGCGGGTGATGCATGGGGCGGCGGGCAGCTGCCCGGTAATCCCCGCCGGCGGGGCTCAGCGTTACGCCGGGTGGAGGCGACCCTCCCCTTTCCGGGTGTCTCTTCCGTGCACGGACGGGCACTGCACCTGCCCCTGGAGTTgtgtggtgatgatgatgaggatgatgGTTTCCTCTAGGATCGCGGAGTTACGCCGCGGACCAGTCCCGGGGGAGGCGGTGCGGGCGCACGGCAGGGCACAGGGCGGAGAGCGACTCGCTGGCGCCGCGGGGCTGCCCGCAGGTCCCAAGGGTCGCTTCGCTCCGGGTCCCTCTCCTGCCGGGGAAGCGAGGGGCTCCAGGGGTGCACCCTTCGGGCCGGGACCAGCGctgccccgcccgccccggcggcTGGCGCGGCGCCCGGGGAGGCAGCGGTGCCCCTGCCCCGCTGCACACCCTgtccggccccggcccccgcccgcgCGGGATCCCCGCCCGCCCAAATCAGCCGCTGTCGGGGCGCCGGGAAGGCGGCTGGGTACAACCGGACTCCCCGCCGAAGCCGCTGCGGCTGCCGGACGGGCTGGGAGTgcggccctggggggggggggattccCGGGGAGGGAGCGGCCCCGCTCTGCAATGCGGTCCCTCTGCTGCAGAGGTCGCCACGCGTGAGCGATCCCGCGGGGGAGCGGAGCCGGGCCGCGGCCGTGCGGCGGGAATGGCCCCCCTCCACCCCGCAGTGCCCCCGGCGgcgcctcgcccccccccccccgccggatttttttttgtgaatggGACGCTCACGGAACGGGCATGACGTCACCGCCGAGCCGGGCTTTGGTGTCCAATGACGGGTCGGGCGGGTCGGGCCTCGTCGGTCGGGCGGCCGAGGCGGTGATTGGCTGGCGGGCCCTCGCGGGCGCCCACGCAGGCTGCCGCGGCGGCAGGTATAAAGGGGAGCCGGCGGGCAGTGCGTGGTACCGCGGCTCGGCGGCGCCACcggcatcctcctcctcctcctcctcccccccaccaccaccgcACCGCCGGTAAGCACCGCGCCGCCGTCCGGGGCTGGCCCTGGCCGCGGCTCCCTGCGTGCGGCGTTCGCGTGAGTCCCGTTTCTCTCCCGGGCTGCGGAGCTTTGCAGGGGGCCGTCGTTCGTGTGCTTGTGTCCGCGTGTGCAAGGAAGGCGGGAGAAAGTTAGTCCTCggtctctcctttccttttccccgCCGACACGACGTGGGGTGTCCCGCCAGGCGTGCGGGGCGGCTCTCGGTGCAGAGATCTCCCCGGTGCCGGGCTGGGTGCTCTGCCGGTGCTGGGCACCGTCCCCGCGCCCCGAGGGAAGCGGGGCAGCCTTCGGAAGGTGCCTCGTCGTTCCGGTGAGCCCCGTCGAGAATTGGGAGGTAGCAAAAATGAAGCTGATGCGGTAGTTAATGATGTGCTCGTTTGACTCTAGGTGCTCTGAGACGAGGAAGTGTATCTCAAAGCAGATTATCTtcagttatatatatatttacaggttttggttttcatgACTGATTTTTAActtattctttttctgatttcagagtagaaatatttattgaaattaaGCTACTTAATTCTTACAGTGTAATCTGAACTGGGATGTTAGTGTGCTAACTGCCAAGAAACAAGCAGTTTCAGGTAAAGTGCTAACAGTGGCActtcattcttaaaaatattaatcactaaacatgtgttttttcttgtgaCTCTTATCCCAGAGCTGTGCCCATTCGTGTTGGACCCACTGAATATGATATTGTGGGCCACAGTGACAGGAATGTGTTTTCCTCCAATTTGAGGGGAAGGCTGCATTAAGTTGAATGCAGATAGCTGTGCAGAACTGCAGCtctgaaaagctgcatttttatcCCCTGTAAtagctaaattatttttaaatggtgacaaaaccaaagcatgatagcaataataaaaaggtagtatttttttaaaaaacctgttaGTATTTGCGTTACTTGTGCTAGGAAACGATGACCTCTTTAGTAGATTGTACGGGATTGAGAGGGTTGGAAAACAGCCATTGCTTGATGTACCTCTTTGTTGTAGAGCGGAAATCATGGTTATGCTGAAGATTTCATCTTTCCTTGCTGTTTATGCCTTGGTTGTGTGCCAGATGGACAGCTTCCAGGCAGCCCCAGTCAGGTAAGAGGCTGGTCCTGTTGCCGAGTACTATACCTGAATGGTACAAAACCATTTATATCCTTTAGAGATCTAGGAGGGAATTAGACTACCGTGAATGAGAACTGGCATCTTTGGATGCTGTCTCTGGCACTGTGGCTTTTTAACGGCATATATAAAATGCCAAATGCTGCGTGTGAGGATGCTTTACCTAGTCACGCCAGTGAAAGACACTGTCAATGACATGCAGTAATGCATCACAAACCCTTTCCTGTGCGTGGCTCTCTGCAGCAGTCCTGGTTTTACTCATCCTGGTTTGCTTGCCTCTCCTTAGACCTGGCTTGGAGTCCGTAACAGATCGAGTGACGCTCAGTGATTACGAAGCTCGGAGGTTATTAAATGCGCTGGTGAAAGAGTTCATACAGATGACAGCGGAAGAGCTGGAGCAAGCCTCTGAGGGGAACAGGTAAGGACTGCAGTcgtggggcaggagaagggcaAGGGGGGAATGTTGTGCGTTTGATATTTAGCAAAAGTCATCTGAACAGACCCTCTGCAGGtcaagattttttcttttcttggggTTATGGCTAACTGTGGTCACCTAACTGGTAAAGGATGATACTGCAGAGGCATTCTAATGTTGGTATTGGGAGAATGGCTTCCACCTAGTTAACCTGCTTCTATCTGTCTTTTATAACTGAAAGTGGAGGGCGATTTGAGCTTGAATGAGGGGGTTATGTTAAAATATGGCAGCAAAAGGTATGTCTTCCTAGTGGGAGTGTTAGGGGGCATTCAGTCACTCTTGGATTCTCTGTCGTGAAAGTGCATGCTGTTGTAAGGCATGGAAAGCCCCTGGCAGAGGGAACGTGTTTCTCCTAATGCACGCAGCACCACTCTCTCCCCGTAGACCAAAGGCATGCAAGAGCATTTGCATTATCCTAACAGGATTTGTATTGCGAAGCATGACGGTGATGTATGAGAGACCGAGCAGCATGATGAATAGATGGGAAGTAAAATTTCCTGACCTCTGACTATGAGCATCCAAAAGGCTAATGAATTTGCTTTTCAACAAAGTTGAATTAATCAAAAGTTAGTGTTTTCCTTCTGACTGCATTTGTATGAACTTTCCCTGCATGGAATGTGATGtggagggtttgggttttttaattttttaagtttcttaaCTGTAGATATTTATCTAGGGAAGAAATGCATGAACATGCATGTTTGAGATTACTCTTTCTTTgggcatgttttctttttccccccctgcagCCTGGATAGACCTATTTCCAAACGCTGTGCCAGTCTGAGTACTTGTGTGCTGGGCAAACTGTCTCAAGAATTGCACAAATTGCAAACTTACCCTCGCACTGACGTCGGGGCTGGAACTCCTGGCAAGAAACGAAATGTGCTGAGTGACGTGGAACACGCGCGCTATGCAAACTATGGGGAACCCCTAGGAAACAACTAGACATGCttatttctccccttttcccttttttaaccTGATGCATGTGGATCTAACGTTGATTGCTAACTTTGCTATGTTCTTTTGATTCTGTTTTCGACAGAGAATGTTTGAGATGGACCCAGTGTTAGGAAGACAGAGAACATAACATGCCTACCAagctaggggaaaaaataaataaataaaaatgaacagcacTGCCTTGAGATTTCAAATGATTTTCTTAGACACTGATTAAAAATCTAAACAAGGCTTTTCATTTCTGGCTGCTAAATGTACCAGTAGACTCATCTTCTGTGCCTGCCTGTGCACTTGTTCAATAAACCTATTTTTCTATAAGGATTTAGATCTGCTTGGCTTAACTTGGTTTAGAATGTGAGGTTTGTAGATGTGACTAGAAAAACTTTGCAAGTTGTCTTAATGTTGAAGAGAGGCAATGCTAGTAATTCTAGGAAGGTTGAAAGAGAACTTAGAAGTTGAAATTGTACACATACATTCATATGTGCTGATATAATCAGACGTGCATGCAATCTTGATAGTAAGAATCCTGAGAAGCAAAGGAATCAGGGAAGGCtcataaacactttttttcaaacaaactaGAAATGTAATCCTCTTTAAAACTGGGTATTGAACGTTTCCAGGTAAgaattttgtgttcttttccttcttccttcttacTCTACAATAGTTCTTTACACTAGTATATTCAAAACTCAGGTACCTTTAAAATACTTGTATGTATTCCAGACAATATAATATAGGTGAATTGTAAATTAAGAGACAAACCCAGATTTCTTTACAGGTCTTCTGTTTCAGCACCTCATCTATCTTGTAGTCAGAGGCCTGTTCCAAAACATTGGCATTGATGTTACGAACAGTATTTGTTGTTAACATTAATGAACTATCTTGTGATGCTTATCTGAGAAATTCCTCCTACTGCAAGAAAGTCATTGCTTTAGCAGAAAATTGCTTCAAGCAAGGACCGTGTGAATGTGTGTGCCTTGAAGTCTCCTGTCTAGCAAAATCACTAGCTGTAGGCTGAACTCTGATCACAGAGCTAGT contains the following coding sequences:
- the CALCA gene encoding calcitonin; the encoded protein is MVMLKISSFLAVYALVVCQMDSFQAAPVRPGLESVTDRVTLSDYEARRLLNALVKEFIQMTAEELEQASEGNSLDRPISKRCASLSTCVLGKLSQELHKLQTYPRTDVGAGTPGKKRNVLSDVEHARYANYGEPLGNN